One Streptomyces sp. CNQ-509 DNA window includes the following coding sequences:
- a CDS encoding MFS transporter translates to MTSAASEPQVRWSAKQRALLAVLCLALLLDGLDVTLVGVALPEIGADLGLDTAQLQWIVNGYLLGYGALLLLGGRTADLVGRRKVFLVALAVFAIASLIGGLVDDGLLIIATRFVKGVAAAFTVPTGLSIITTTFPEGRQRNKAIAIYTAFGASGFSSGLVIGGLMTGLSWRWTFLFSVPIAFGALVVGIFLIPRDRPNARGRYDFLGALTMTAGLLLLVYTVVNAPEVGWGASRTLLSFVGVVVLLAAFVAVERKVDSPLVPLRVFRRGALMRANFSFIALLGSYFSFQFLMTLYLQGTLGWSPLELALALLPIGLIVAFGAPAAGRLIPRFGTAKLIVFGLSAEAIGFILLLRLTTDPAYVSLILPTVVLVGIGFAFVFPCANVQAVTGVEPGEQGLAAGMLQASGQIGAAVVLAVTTAIIAMDGADGAQPSAQEVLDEFRPGLVFATAVALAGVVLVLIKRRTPQPSAASESALAPEADTPAK, encoded by the coding sequence ATGACTTCTGCCGCTTCCGAACCTCAAGTGCGCTGGTCCGCCAAGCAACGGGCACTCCTGGCCGTCCTGTGTCTGGCGCTCCTCCTGGACGGTCTGGACGTCACGCTCGTCGGTGTGGCCCTGCCCGAGATCGGTGCCGACCTCGGCCTGGACACCGCCCAACTGCAGTGGATCGTCAACGGCTACCTGCTGGGCTACGGCGCCCTGCTGTTGCTGGGCGGCCGCACCGCCGACCTGGTGGGGCGCCGAAAGGTCTTCCTTGTCGCGCTGGCAGTGTTCGCCATCGCCTCGCTGATCGGCGGGCTGGTCGACGACGGGCTTCTCATCATCGCCACCCGGTTCGTCAAGGGCGTCGCCGCCGCGTTCACCGTCCCCACCGGGCTGTCGATCATCACGACGACCTTTCCCGAGGGGAGGCAGCGCAACAAGGCCATCGCCATCTACACCGCGTTCGGCGCTTCCGGGTTCTCCTCCGGCCTGGTCATCGGCGGTCTGATGACCGGACTGAGCTGGCGCTGGACGTTCCTGTTCTCCGTCCCCATCGCGTTCGGCGCACTCGTCGTCGGCATCTTCCTGATTCCCCGCGACCGGCCCAACGCTCGCGGCCGCTACGACTTCCTCGGTGCTCTCACTATGACTGCGGGCCTGCTGCTGCTGGTGTATACCGTGGTCAACGCGCCAGAGGTGGGCTGGGGAGCTTCGCGGACCTTGCTGTCCTTCGTCGGTGTGGTGGTTCTCCTCGCGGCATTCGTCGCTGTGGAACGCAAGGTGGACAGTCCGCTGGTGCCTCTGCGGGTGTTCCGCCGAGGTGCGCTCATGAGGGCGAACTTCTCGTTCATCGCCCTGCTCGGTTCCTACTTCAGCTTCCAGTTCCTCATGACGCTCTACCTCCAGGGGACGCTGGGATGGAGCCCGCTCGAGCTGGCGCTGGCGCTCCTGCCCATCGGTCTCATCGTCGCCTTCGGCGCTCCCGCGGCCGGCCGGCTCATCCCCCGTTTCGGGACAGCCAAGCTCATCGTGTTCGGCCTGTCCGCCGAGGCGATCGGGTTCATTCTGCTTCTGCGGCTGACCACCGACCCGGCGTACGTGTCCCTGATCCTGCCCACCGTCGTTCTGGTGGGTATCGGATTCGCGTTCGTCTTCCCCTGCGCCAACGTGCAGGCGGTGACCGGTGTCGAGCCCGGCGAGCAAGGTCTGGCAGCAGGCATGCTGCAGGCGAGCGGGCAGATCGGTGCAGCCGTCGTCCTGGCGGTCACCACCGCCATCATCGCCATGGACGGCGCCGACGGCGCACAGCCTTCGGCACAGGAGGTCCTCGACGAGTTCCGTCCCGGGCTCGTCTTCGCCACTGCCGTCGCGCTGGCAGGTGTCGTCCTCGTTCTGATCAAGCGGCGCACGCCGCAGCCGAGTGCCGCTTCCGAGTCCGCACTCGCACCCGAGGCGGACACTCCCGCCAAGTAG
- a CDS encoding molybdopterin-dependent oxidoreductase encodes MEHRTRISRRSIVIGTAALGTAGAVPAQQAAAQAQANTAARGTTRVPGTGRPTMRSIDFTDGSAALTPDRRVATACQFCNANCRLHVDLKADRVIGIRGEEQDAVQDGSICVKAEMMPELVYNEARLTSPLRRVSGPKGSRESRFEEISWTEALETIARRLLHLRDTGQAHTIANRATGRMPQGTTAVIARLFALLGSPNNIDVGPVCNDAGGNALAATFGMGNFTNGYGVDAATGKQDLGAARHLLFLGTNQAETHPVTFEYLLRRREETGATLTVVDPRLTPTGTEADRWVSPKPHTDYALVLAMLDHIIRNGLYDRQFVKRWVTGFTELERHLAQRGYTPAWAAEVTGVPETTITEMAEEYASARPAAIFCNAGISHQLGAFDTYRTLAFLAAVTGNIGVPGGGCNFMHNTWPGALELPALDGALPKVREALPVGPDYFAESILTGEPYRLKAVITQGNPLVSSANTTKVREAFEQLEFYVYTGLFMEEPAYYADIILPVCSGLEMDGVYMRRDDRAIRWQDQAVPRVGESKPDWEVWVQLGRTMARLDTRGPAGQWTKAFPARWDSYANLWADFVEHTPGMGGMSRARLRKRSEPLRWPCPTDRHPGVSTLFADHPSWYEAAASLSPAHRGKRFLTPSGKVEITTPELESGLKASGHSALPVFYTHPEVTGAHPTVRFEEGFVPNPLTPRAVTHPVVLGVQGSDAVHRDFPLMGMTGRPSVVHFAEVTHWTRTGKQLNGVRFVQIHPRTARLNGIADGDEVKVESPRGSVTGHALVWEGIRQDTVFVPNTFGPAQSVGDVFGASRYEPANVLLDDRFYDNISGQQAYKCFACRVTKV; translated from the coding sequence ATGGAGCACCGCACACGCATATCGCGCCGCAGTATCGTCATCGGCACCGCCGCTCTGGGCACCGCAGGAGCCGTACCGGCCCAGCAGGCCGCAGCCCAGGCGCAGGCGAACACGGCAGCGCGCGGCACTACGCGCGTACCGGGCACCGGCCGACCCACGATGCGCAGCATCGACTTCACCGACGGCTCGGCCGCACTTACTCCTGACCGGAGGGTGGCCACCGCCTGCCAGTTCTGCAACGCGAACTGCCGGCTGCACGTGGATCTGAAGGCGGACCGCGTCATCGGCATCCGCGGCGAGGAGCAGGATGCGGTCCAGGACGGCAGCATCTGCGTCAAAGCCGAGATGATGCCCGAACTGGTCTACAACGAGGCTCGTCTGACCTCTCCTCTGCGCCGCGTGTCGGGTCCGAAGGGATCGCGCGAGTCCCGGTTCGAGGAGATCAGCTGGACCGAGGCGCTGGAGACGATTGCCCGCCGCCTCCTGCACTTGCGCGATACCGGGCAGGCCCACACCATCGCCAACCGGGCCACGGGCAGGATGCCCCAGGGCACTACCGCCGTGATCGCTCGTCTCTTCGCCCTGCTCGGAAGTCCCAACAACATCGACGTCGGCCCCGTCTGCAACGACGCCGGCGGCAACGCCCTGGCCGCGACCTTCGGCATGGGGAACTTCACCAACGGCTACGGGGTGGACGCCGCAACCGGCAAGCAGGACCTCGGCGCCGCCCGGCATCTGCTGTTCCTCGGCACGAACCAGGCCGAAACGCATCCGGTCACCTTCGAGTACCTGCTGCGCAGGCGGGAGGAGACCGGGGCGACCCTCACTGTCGTGGACCCCCGCCTCACCCCGACAGGCACGGAGGCCGACCGGTGGGTTTCCCCCAAGCCGCACACCGACTACGCGCTGGTGTTGGCCATGCTGGATCACATCATCCGTAACGGCCTGTACGACCGCCAGTTCGTGAAGCGCTGGGTGACGGGGTTCACCGAACTCGAGCGTCACCTCGCGCAGCGCGGCTACACGCCCGCGTGGGCCGCTGAGGTGACCGGGGTACCAGAGACCACGATCACCGAGATGGCGGAGGAGTACGCGAGCGCTCGTCCGGCCGCGATTTTCTGCAACGCGGGAATCTCCCACCAGCTCGGCGCGTTCGACACCTACCGCACTCTGGCGTTCCTGGCCGCCGTCACCGGCAACATCGGCGTCCCGGGGGGTGGCTGCAACTTCATGCACAACACCTGGCCCGGCGCGCTGGAGCTGCCCGCCCTCGATGGGGCGTTGCCCAAGGTGCGGGAGGCGTTGCCCGTGGGGCCGGACTACTTCGCCGAGTCGATTCTCACCGGGGAGCCTTACCGTCTCAAGGCGGTGATCACCCAGGGCAATCCGCTGGTCTCCTCGGCGAACACCACCAAGGTCCGCGAGGCGTTCGAGCAGCTCGAATTCTACGTCTACACCGGGCTGTTCATGGAGGAGCCGGCCTACTACGCCGACATCATTCTGCCCGTGTGCAGCGGTCTGGAGATGGACGGCGTCTACATGCGCCGCGATGACCGCGCCATCCGGTGGCAGGACCAGGCGGTGCCGCGGGTCGGTGAGTCCAAGCCCGACTGGGAGGTCTGGGTCCAGCTCGGACGGACCATGGCACGGCTGGACACACGCGGGCCGGCCGGTCAGTGGACGAAGGCCTTCCCCGCACGATGGGACAGCTATGCGAACCTGTGGGCCGACTTCGTCGAGCACACCCCCGGCATGGGCGGGATGAGCCGCGCCCGTCTGAGGAAGCGCTCCGAACCACTGCGCTGGCCCTGCCCTACCGACCGGCACCCTGGAGTGAGCACGCTCTTCGCCGACCACCCCAGCTGGTACGAGGCAGCGGCCTCTTTGTCCCCCGCGCACCGGGGCAAGCGGTTCCTGACGCCGAGCGGCAAGGTGGAGATCACCACGCCTGAACTGGAGTCCGGCCTGAAGGCTTCGGGCCACAGCGCACTTCCGGTCTTCTACACCCACCCGGAGGTCACCGGAGCGCATCCCACGGTGCGTTTCGAGGAGGGCTTCGTGCCCAACCCCCTGACTCCGCGTGCCGTGACCCACCCGGTGGTCCTGGGCGTACAGGGCAGCGATGCGGTTCACCGCGACTTCCCGCTGATGGGGATGACAGGACGGCCCAGCGTCGTGCATTTCGCCGAGGTCACGCACTGGACGCGTACCGGCAAGCAGCTCAACGGCGTCCGGTTCGTTCAGATCCACCCCCGCACAGCAAGGCTGAACGGCATAGCCGACGGGGACGAGGTGAAGGTCGAGAGCCCACGGGGCTCGGTGACAGGACATGCTCTGGTGTGGGAAGGGATCCGCCAGGACACCGTGTTCGTTCCCAACACGTTCGGCCCGGCGCAATCCGTCGGCGATGTCTTTGGTGCCTCCCGTTACGAGCCCGCCAACGTTCTGCTGGACGACCGCTTCTACGACAACATCTCGGGCCAACAGGCTTACAAGTGCTTTGCGTGCCGTGTGACCAAGGTCTGA